The genomic interval ATTGGAAATGCTCGCTACTAAAAGAGAATCGTTGCCGCCAAAAAAACACGGGAACATCCCGCTATAGAGCAATGGTAAATTTTTCTGGTATCTTAAATTCAGCCACAGAAGGCGCCCTTTCGCCGGGAATGCTCGCTATCGTGGGTATGTTGGTCGTCTTTATCGGTCTGGTACTCCTTCAATTTTTCGTCAACATCTTTCATTCCATACTCCTGGGCATTGAAGCAAAGGAGAATAAAAAACGAGCCAAAAAGATAAGAGACGGAGAACAAAACACTAACGTTTCAAAAGAAGAAGCTGTCGCGATAGCTCTCGCGCTCGATATCTATCATAGAAAATTTATGGCTGAACATGATTATATTTTGACTTTAAAGAAATACACAAAAAACGTCACTCCCTGGAAAACAGGAAACATGAACGGTTTCCCTAATGTTTTCAAGAAATCCTGGAGGTAGAGATGAGAAAGTATTCTTTTATCATAAACGACAG from candidate division WOR-3 bacterium carries:
- a CDS encoding OadG family protein yields the protein MVNFSGILNSATEGALSPGMLAIVGMLVVFIGLVLLQFFVNIFHSILLGIEAKENKKRAKKIRDGEQNTNVSKEEAVAIALALDIYHRKFMAEHDYILTLKKYTKNVTPWKTGNMNGFPNVFKKSWR